In one window of Lemur catta isolate mLemCat1 chromosome 25, mLemCat1.pri, whole genome shotgun sequence DNA:
- the FH gene encoding fumarate hydratase, mitochondrial, with translation MYRTLRLLARSRCLLRAPASASAPGLSGAAVPPSWPPNAARMASQNSFRTEYDTFGELKVPNDKYYGAQTVRSTMNFKIGGVTERMPIPVIKAFGILKRAAAEVNQDYGLDPKIANAIMKAADEVAEGKLNDHFPLVVWQTGSGTQTNMNVNEVISNRAIEMLGGELGSKKPVHPNDHVNKSQSSNDTFPTAMHIAAAVEVHEVLLPGLQKLHDALNAKSKEFAHIIKIGRTHTQDAVPLTLGQEFGGYVQQVSYAMARIKAAMPRIYELAAGGTAVGTGLNTRIGFAEKVAAKVSTLTGLPFVTAPNKFEALAAHDALVELSGAMNTTACSLMKIANDIRFLGSGPRSGLGELILPENEPGSSIMPGKVNPTQCEAMTMVAAQVMGNHVAVTVGGSNGHFELNVFKPMMIKNVLQSARLLGDVSVSFTENCVVGIQANTERINKLMNESLMLVTALNPHIGYDKAAKIAKTAHKNGSTLKETAIELGYLTAEQFDEWVKPKDMLGPK, from the exons ATGTACCGAACACTCCGGCTCCTCGCGCGCTCGCGTTGCCTCCTGCgggctccagcctcagcctcggCTCCGGGCTTGAGTGGCGCAGCCGTCCCCCCATCCTGGCCCCCGAACGCGGCTCGAATG GCAAGTCAGAATTCTTTCCGGACAGAATATGATACATTTGGTGAACTCAAGGTCCCAAATGATAAGTATTATGGTGCCCAGACTGTGAGATCTACAATGAACTTTAAGATTGGAGGTGTGACGGAACGCATGCCA ATTCCAGTTATTAAAGCTTTTGGTATCTTGAAGCGAGCAGCCGCTGAAGTAAACCAGGATTATGGTCTTGATCCAAAGATTGCTAATGCAATAATGAAGGCAGCAGATGAG GTAGCTGAAGGTAAATTAAATGATCATTTTCCTCTCGTGGTGTGGCAGACTGGATCAGGAACCCAGACAAATATGAATGTAAATGAAGTCATTAGCAATAGAGCAATTGAAATGTTAGGAGGTGAACTTGGTAGCAAGAAACCTGTGCATCCCAATGATCATGTTAATAAAAGCCAG AGCTCAAATGATACTTTCCCCACAGCAATGCACATTGCTGCCGCAGTAGAAGTTCATGAAGTACTGTTACCAGGACTACAGAAGCTACATGATGCTCTCAATGCAAAATCCAAAGAGTTTGCACACATCATCAAAATTGGGCGTACTCATACTCAGGATGCTGTTCCACTTACTCTTGGGCAG gAATTTGGTGGTTATGTTCAACAAGTGTCATATGCGATGGCGAGAATAAAAGCTGCCATGCCAAGAATCTATGAGCTCGCAGCTGGAGGCACTGCTGTTGGTACTGGTTTAAATACTAGAATTGGCTTTGCAGAAAAGGTTGCTGCAAAAGTGTCTACACTCACAG gctTGCCTTTTGTCACTGCTCCAAATAAATTTGAAGCTCTGGCTGCTCATGATGCTCTGGTTGAGCTCAGTGGAGCCATGAACACCACCGCTTGCAGTCTGATGAAGATCGCAAATGATATTCGTTTTCTGGGTTCTGGTCCTCGGTCGGGTCTGGGTGAACTGATCTTGCCCGAAAATGAACCAGGAAGCAGTATCATGCCAG GCAAGGTGAACCCCACTCAGTGTGAAGCGATGACCATGGTTGCAGCCCAGGTCATGGGGAATCATGTCGCTGTGACCGTCGGAGGCAGCAATGGACATTTCGAGTTGAATGTTTTCAAGCCAATGATG atTAAGAATGTGTTACAGTCGGCCAGGCTGCTGGGGGATGTTTCAGTTTCCTTCACAGAAAACTGTGTGGTGGGCATCCAGGCCAACACAGAAAGGATCAACAAGCTAATGAATGAGTCTCTAATGTTGGTGACAGCTCTCAATCCTCACATAG ggtATGATAAAGCAGCAAAGATTGCTAAGACAGCACATAAAAATGGATCGACCTTAAAGGAAACTGCTATTGAACTTGGCTATCTCACAGCAGAGCAGTTTGATGAGTGGGTAAAACCTAAGGACATGCTAGGTCCAAAGTGa